The Amycolatopsis jiangsuensis nucleotide sequence TGGTCGCCGCCCCGGTGGGCTACCTGGCCCACAGCCGCCGCCGCGAAGCGGGTTAGCTCACCGCCGGACCCTCGGTGTCCTAGGGTGAACGCCGTGGGGAGACTGGTCGTGATCGAAGGTCTGGACGGGGCGGGCAAGCGCACCCTGGCCGACGGGCTCACCGCTGCGCTGGAAGCGGCCGGCGCGAGCGTCGCCGGGCTCGCCTTTCCGCGGTACGGGCGGAGTGTGCACGCCGACCTCGTGCGCGAGGCCTTGCACCGGGGGCACGGCGACCTCGCCGATTCGGTGTACGGCATGGCGATGCTCTACGCCCTCGACCGCGGCGGCGCGGCGGAGGAGATCCGCGAGCTGCGGGCGGCCCACGACGTGGTGCTGCTCGACCGGTACGTCGCCTCCAACGCCGCCTACGCCGCCGCCCGCCTGCGTCAGCACGCGGACGGTGCGGTCGTGCGCTGGGTGTGGGATCTCGAGGTGACCCGGTTCGCGTTGCCCCGTCCGGACGCGCACCTGCTGCTGCGGGTCAGCCCGGAGGTCGCCGCCGAACGCGCGGAGCGCCGTGCGGAGACGGACTCCGCCCGTGCCCGCGACGCGTT carries:
- a CDS encoding dTMP kinase, which translates into the protein MNAVGRLVVIEGLDGAGKRTLADGLTAALEAAGASVAGLAFPRYGRSVHADLVREALHRGHGDLADSVYGMAMLYALDRGGAAEEIRELRAAHDVVLLDRYVASNAAYAAARLRQHADGAVVRWVWDLEVTRFALPRPDAHLLLRVSPEVAAERAERRAETDSARARDAFESDDSLQQRCAAVYDELAAAGWLAPWHVLDGVTGVDVATLAKSLLG